One region of Mucilaginibacter gotjawali genomic DNA includes:
- a CDS encoding bifunctional riboflavin kinase/FAD synthetase gives MKIYHHIDEFVPLNNAVVTIGTFDGVHLGHRKIIAGIKELAESTGGETVLLTFFPHPRMILHPEDESLKLINTMAEKAELLEALGIDHLIITPFSRDFSNQTAEGYVRDVLVNKIGTKKIVIGYDHRFGKDRQGGLAELLQLGPVYGFDVVEIPEQDINEVAVSSTRVREALIEGDIALANTFLGYPFYITGTVVRGDQLGRQIGYPTANIVISETYKLIPSHGIFAARVKIDGKMYDGMAYIGSRPTINGLTRNIEVNIFDFDQDIYNRRIQMQFLNFVRDDMKFDSLEALKLQIAKDKIEVERLLGSS, from the coding sequence ATGAAGATCTATCATCATATTGATGAATTCGTTCCTTTAAACAATGCGGTGGTTACTATCGGTACTTTTGACGGGGTACATTTGGGGCATCGCAAAATTATTGCCGGGATAAAGGAACTGGCCGAAAGCACAGGCGGCGAAACCGTATTGCTTACATTTTTCCCTCACCCCCGGATGATCTTACACCCGGAGGATGAAAGCCTTAAGCTGATCAATACCATGGCCGAAAAGGCCGAACTGCTGGAAGCTTTGGGCATTGATCACCTGATCATCACCCCTTTTTCAAGAGATTTTTCAAACCAAACGGCTGAAGGATACGTCCGCGATGTGCTGGTGAATAAGATCGGTACAAAAAAGATCGTGATCGGGTACGATCATCGTTTTGGCAAGGACCGCCAGGGAGGCCTTGCGGAGTTGCTTCAATTGGGGCCGGTTTACGGCTTTGATGTGGTTGAAATACCTGAGCAGGATATTAATGAAGTGGCAGTAAGTTCTACCCGGGTGCGGGAAGCTTTAATTGAAGGAGATATAGCGTTAGCCAATACTTTTTTAGGCTACCCTTTTTATATTACAGGCACCGTGGTACGCGGCGATCAGTTGGGCAGGCAAATTGGTTATCCAACGGCCAATATTGTAATTTCAGAGACTTATAAGCTGATCCCGTCTCATGGCATTTTTGCCGCCCGGGTAAAAATTGATGGTAAAATGTACGATGGCATGGCTTATATCGGTTCGCGCCCCACTATCAATGGCTTAACCCGTAACATTGAGGTGAATATTTTTGATTTCGACCAGGATATTTATAACCGCCGTATCCAGATGCAATTCCTCAATTTTGTGCGGGATGATATGAAATTTGATTCACTGGAAGCGTTGAAGTTGCAGATTGCGAAGGATAAGATTGAGGTAGAGAGGCTGTTGGGAAGTTCATAG
- a CDS encoding IS1182 family transposase produces MQGKKDHQEKLFIQFQLSDYVPADNFYRRLKKLLNLDFLYRSTSAYYGKEGQKSIDPVVFMKLMLVGYLENINSDRRIIAASGMRMDILYFLGYDLGEELPWHSTLSRTRKLYGEETFLDLFKQVLKLCINHGLINGTRQAVDSALIPANAAKQSMVERLVMEDASVFSRELNDNSEDEPKTPEDDNKGGQGNPDKKNKKSAQVNETHYSPSDPDARLTTKPGKPMRLYYRAQMSVDTASHYITYIQAFKGNQADNTSLPLMLPQIAGNMADQAIQVEEILADTGYSSGKAIRALTANGMKGFIPNPGNYKSSREIEGFTYEADHDRYTCIMGVHLPFRRIESAYKEPTVLKKIYESNISDCKNCPCREICANKKGFKKLIDSADKPLYEYMQRRVESPKGKLMKLLRSSTVEPVFGSLINHTGLNRINSKGLKQANKCMLMAATAYNLKKLLKYKFKPIQETQKQISNFLNSIFDTLLSSFKQQYAINASSWF; encoded by the coding sequence ATGCAAGGCAAAAAAGATCATCAGGAAAAGCTGTTCATTCAATTTCAGCTTTCAGACTATGTTCCGGCGGATAACTTCTATCGACGGTTAAAAAAACTGCTTAATCTGGATTTCTTATATCGGTCTACTTCAGCGTATTACGGTAAAGAAGGCCAAAAGAGTATTGATCCGGTGGTTTTTATGAAGTTAATGTTAGTTGGTTATCTTGAGAACATTAACAGTGACCGACGCATCATTGCTGCATCAGGCATGCGAATGGATATTCTTTACTTCCTGGGGTATGACCTTGGTGAAGAACTGCCGTGGCATTCTACTTTAAGCCGCACCCGTAAACTCTATGGCGAAGAGACCTTTTTAGACTTATTTAAACAGGTGTTAAAACTCTGTATCAATCACGGCCTGATTAATGGTACACGACAGGCCGTGGACAGTGCTTTAATACCGGCAAACGCCGCAAAGCAAAGCATGGTTGAGCGGCTGGTCATGGAAGATGCTTCCGTTTTCAGCCGGGAGTTGAACGATAATAGTGAAGATGAACCCAAAACGCCGGAAGATGATAATAAAGGCGGTCAGGGTAATCCGGATAAGAAGAACAAAAAATCAGCTCAGGTTAATGAAACCCATTATAGCCCTTCAGACCCTGACGCCCGTTTAACCACCAAACCCGGCAAACCGATGCGGCTGTATTACCGGGCACAAATGAGTGTGGATACAGCCAGCCATTATATCACTTATATACAAGCCTTTAAGGGAAACCAGGCTGATAATACTTCACTGCCGCTAATGCTTCCGCAGATTGCAGGTAATATGGCTGATCAAGCTATTCAGGTAGAAGAAATACTGGCTGATACAGGTTACAGCAGCGGTAAAGCGATACGGGCATTAACAGCCAATGGTATGAAAGGGTTCATTCCCAATCCTGGAAACTATAAATCTTCAAGAGAGATCGAAGGGTTTACCTATGAGGCGGACCATGACCGGTACACCTGTATAATGGGTGTACATCTGCCTTTCAGGCGCATCGAGTCCGCCTATAAAGAGCCAACCGTTCTCAAAAAGATTTATGAGTCCAACATCAGCGACTGCAAAAACTGTCCGTGCAGGGAAATCTGTGCTAACAAAAAAGGGTTTAAAAAGCTGATCGACTCTGCGGATAAACCACTTTATGAATACATGCAGCGGCGGGTAGAAAGCCCCAAAGGCAAACTGATGAAGTTGCTTCGGTCCAGTACGGTCGAGCCGGTTTTCGGTTCTTTAATTAACCACACGGGCTTAAACAGGATAAACAGCAAGGGGCTTAAACAAGCTAACAAATGCATGCTTATGGCCGCTACGGCTTATAATCTCAAAAAACTCCTTAAATATAAGTTCAAGCCCATTCAAGAAACACAAAAACAGATCAGTAATTTCTTAAACAGCATATTTGATACGCTATTAAGCAGCTTTAAACAACAATATGCTATAAATGCATCGTCTTGGTTTTAA
- a CDS encoding cobalamin-binding protein — MNDLYPKIVTLLPAATEIVCALGLEANLVGRSHECDFPETVKQLPVCSEANFPDNLSSDDIDVEVKEILADALSVYTVNREQIKQLAPDVVITQAQCEVCAVSLKEVEEALDDYLDKPVRIVSLQPNSLNDIFNDITTIANALNVTDAGVVLLEDLNERVDIIRHKLKYIDNKPTVACVEWLEPLMISGNWAPELVTIAGGTPILAEAGKHSPYVKWEDIKSLDPDIVLIMPCGFPIERTLKEIHLLLQLPGFNELKAVKNNRVYIADGNQYFNRPGPRIVDSIEILAEIIHPKQFIFGYEGSGWIKFAV, encoded by the coding sequence GTGAATGATCTGTATCCAAAAATAGTTACCCTGTTGCCCGCAGCAACCGAAATTGTTTGCGCTTTAGGGCTTGAAGCAAACCTCGTTGGCCGCTCTCACGAATGTGATTTCCCTGAAACGGTAAAACAACTGCCCGTATGTTCGGAAGCCAATTTTCCGGATAATTTGAGCAGTGACGATATTGATGTTGAGGTAAAGGAAATATTGGCCGATGCCTTATCCGTTTATACAGTTAACCGGGAACAAATAAAACAACTGGCGCCCGATGTGGTCATCACCCAGGCCCAATGTGAAGTTTGCGCGGTATCGTTAAAAGAAGTGGAAGAAGCGCTGGACGATTACCTGGATAAACCAGTCCGCATTGTCTCCCTTCAACCCAACTCACTCAATGATATTTTTAATGATATCACCACCATCGCCAATGCTTTAAATGTAACCGACGCCGGTGTTGTTTTACTGGAAGATTTGAATGAGCGGGTTGATATTATCCGCCACAAACTAAAATACATTGATAACAAACCCACTGTTGCCTGCGTGGAATGGTTGGAGCCCTTAATGATCTCCGGCAATTGGGCGCCTGAACTGGTAACCATTGCCGGTGGAACGCCCATATTGGCCGAAGCGGGTAAACATTCGCCTTACGTTAAATGGGAAGACATTAAATCCCTGGATCCTGACATCGTACTGATCATGCCCTGCGGCTTCCCGATAGAACGCACCTTAAAAGAAATTCATCTATTGCTCCAATTACCCGGTTTTAATGAATTAAAAGCCGTAAAAAATAACCGTGTTTATATTGCCGATGGCAATCAATACTTTAACCGCCCTGGCCCACGGATAGTAGATTCAATCGAGATACTGGCAGAGATCATCCACCCCAAACAATTTATTTTTGGTTATGAAGGGAGTGGGTGGATAAAGTTTGCGGTGTGA
- a CDS encoding T9SS type B sorting domain-containing protein: MPKRVHSYSFNTPYLHFPKLLLRKGLRFVYPILFFYLLLAGQLFAEGSKDISANGGYRAFLFSSPTGNPSYPFPTLGTMKVYVKAGETINVGSSAQGVDSGTIELRAPDGSTYTSGHSATIGLIGNRGQEIAGPTPNAGGYTPYTVTVQAAQEGIWEIDFISPSNGIDFGNPPPVPASAAWTQPQGQYIAAFDVSVRDVNNSKFLKGRVFTNVFSGILGTFNVGFNGIFNILTSDGYQYTLNNNGQAGNGFTFFVNNKGFRNANGSASYLSIDDDTHPNVQDPRTVDSQTDITQKIFFNPPASDMPAAAKTPGGITTWLLSPPVVPSITNAAFTGIEGTSGKAGTNPLGANFTFTASAAGTYLIAIDVNKNGVFTDAIDRKITGIVNPGINTIYWDGLDGLSNKVPADPQGNYSANIMVTNKAGEVHFPFFDVERNVNGIILTRINGNYAPDDTVYWNDSPIIALGTPPNPVKNLTGIKSTVNGHKWGMPTTDSVNQNDFGNNKGIDTWSYISAAPVLSSVTFQLQEADLAVDSISSIAGCGGQPVQYTVSVKNNGPSDVTGAKFKFSFPSEITDISVNSASTSGISSTSNETTSPGAYNAEMDMASGSVRTFTITGTIAQTASGSLPVSASIMRPPDVTDPDATNPDATPPTDPADECNALPSGEGCNNIKTINTVYKPAPSAGADQTIVQYDTATLSGTEGSTWVQANNNPSATIIVNPTSGSTAVTGFDNLGVYHFILTNENACADTVAVTVIAAGITIPNIFTPNGDGKNDVFKIAGLESFPGSQLVIFNRWGNEVYRADNYLNNWDGSGLAEGTYYYILNRRDRNGGLTAFKGWVFLKRSKQ; the protein is encoded by the coding sequence ATGCCAAAACGTGTACATTCCTATAGTTTTAACACGCCTTATTTACATTTTCCGAAACTACTTCTGAGAAAGGGGTTGAGGTTCGTTTACCCTATTTTGTTTTTTTATTTGCTTTTGGCCGGTCAATTATTTGCGGAAGGAAGCAAAGATATATCGGCAAACGGTGGTTACCGGGCTTTTCTTTTCTCAAGCCCAACGGGCAACCCATCCTACCCCTTCCCAACTTTAGGGACAATGAAAGTTTACGTTAAAGCGGGGGAAACTATTAATGTGGGCTCAAGCGCGCAGGGGGTTGATTCAGGCACCATTGAATTACGTGCCCCTGATGGATCCACCTATACCAGCGGCCACTCAGCTACCATCGGCCTTATTGGCAACCGCGGGCAGGAAATTGCAGGCCCGACGCCAAATGCCGGGGGCTATACCCCTTATACTGTAACAGTGCAGGCCGCACAGGAAGGCATCTGGGAAATTGATTTTATTTCGCCAAGCAACGGTATCGACTTTGGCAACCCACCCCCGGTACCGGCCAGCGCTGCATGGACACAGCCACAGGGGCAGTACATCGCTGCTTTTGATGTTTCTGTCCGCGATGTAAATAATTCTAAATTTTTAAAAGGCCGGGTATTTACCAATGTATTTTCGGGGATACTGGGCACTTTCAATGTTGGGTTTAACGGGATCTTTAATATCCTCACCAGCGACGGCTATCAATATACCCTAAACAACAATGGGCAGGCAGGCAATGGCTTTACTTTTTTTGTAAATAATAAAGGTTTCAGAAACGCAAATGGCAGCGCCTCATACCTCAGCATTGATGATGATACCCACCCAAATGTACAGGACCCCCGTACTGTTGATTCGCAAACAGATATCACCCAAAAAATATTTTTTAATCCGCCGGCATCCGATATGCCCGCAGCAGCCAAAACACCCGGTGGTATTACTACCTGGTTGTTAAGCCCACCGGTTGTACCATCTATCACCAATGCTGCGTTTACGGGTATTGAGGGCACAAGCGGCAAGGCGGGGACAAACCCGCTTGGGGCTAATTTTACGTTTACGGCAAGTGCGGCGGGCACTTATTTAATAGCCATTGATGTAAATAAAAACGGGGTATTTACTGATGCCATAGACCGCAAAATTACCGGGATAGTTAACCCGGGTATCAACACTATCTATTGGGATGGCCTTGACGGCCTTAGCAATAAAGTGCCTGCCGATCCGCAGGGAAATTACAGCGCCAATATCATGGTGACAAACAAGGCCGGGGAAGTTCACTTTCCGTTTTTTGATGTGGAACGAAACGTTAACGGCATTATATTGACACGGATCAATGGCAATTATGCCCCTGATGATACTGTTTACTGGAACGATTCACCTATTATCGCTTTGGGAACACCGCCTAACCCTGTAAAAAACCTAACCGGTATAAAAAGTACGGTAAACGGCCATAAATGGGGTATGCCGACTACAGATTCAGTCAACCAAAACGACTTCGGCAACAACAAGGGGATCGATACATGGTCGTACATCTCAGCAGCGCCCGTTTTAAGTTCCGTTACCTTTCAATTGCAGGAGGCTGACCTTGCTGTTGATAGCATCAGCTCAATAGCGGGTTGCGGTGGCCAGCCGGTACAATATACCGTCAGCGTAAAAAACAATGGACCAAGCGATGTTACAGGAGCAAAGTTTAAGTTTAGTTTCCCATCAGAAATTACGGATATTTCTGTAAATAGTGCATCAACATCGGGTATATCGTCAACATCAAACGAAACTACTTCGCCAGGTGCCTATAACGCGGAAATGGACATGGCAAGCGGTTCGGTAAGAACATTTACAATAACCGGCACCATAGCCCAAACCGCAAGCGGCAGCCTGCCAGTATCGGCAAGTATAATGCGTCCGCCGGACGTTACCGACCCCGATGCCACTAACCCGGATGCCACGCCGCCAACCGACCCCGCTGATGAATGTAATGCATTGCCATCAGGAGAGGGCTGCAATAATATTAAAACGATAAACACAGTTTATAAACCCGCGCCATCTGCAGGAGCCGATCAAACGATCGTTCAATATGACACGGCTACCCTTTCTGGCACCGAGGGCAGTACCTGGGTGCAGGCAAATAATAACCCATCAGCCACAATTATTGTCAACCCCACAAGCGGTTCAACAGCAGTAACCGGCTTTGATAATTTAGGCGTCTATCATTTTATTTTAACCAATGAAAATGCTTGTGCCGATACCGTTGCTGTTACGGTTATAGCCGCGGGAATAACGATCCCCAATATTTTTACGCCAAATGGCGACGGCAAGAACGATGTATTTAAAATTGCCGGGCTCGAAAGTTTCCCGGGTTCGCAGCTGGTTATTTTTAACCGCTGGGGTAACGAAGTTTACCGGGCCGACAATTACCTGAACAACTGGGACGGCAGCGGCCTGGCCGAGGGCACCTACTATTATATTTTAAACCGCCGTGACCGTAATGGCGGCTTAACCGCATTTAAAGGCTGGGTATTTTTAAAACGAAGTAAGCAATGA
- a CDS encoding OmpA family protein, giving the protein MKRLMIIGLCTLILAKYAGAQEQLSIKQQADNYYVRYEYFKSLNLYLKLVKKKTDIRILERIADCYRNINRYEDAETWYAKATTDLKASKISHYYYAEVLLRDEKFDLAKQQFGLYYGGGAVGLSRKLALCDSAALWMRSASAYKIKNYTKLNTSFSDWGLTYYGKTGLFFTSDRIADENDLDYRTGNNWFKLYECDTSGTRIGAFDVVNSLGQSYNDYYHFGPIVLNKTADTAYITVTTARSAAALPTDTDSTPGKSLYSRRLHLLMAHKKKDQWVVGGDFPYDNVEKYSVGEAALSKDGKTIYFTSDMPGGFGKTDLWYCEKRTDGSWGIPINCGKNINTAEEDAFPVIGGDGNLYYASKGLPGMGGYDIYCAKGQKDQWSTPVNLKYPINSTSDDFYLVTNDGKSGYLSSNREGGQGGDDIYSFIRIDSIPLKQIVKVKTPEPVAAKTQSKPNIVINNIYYDLDKADIRPDAAAELDKLVVLLKQYPAIKIELSSYTDSRASDQYNISLSQRRAAAVVVYLVDRGISGDRLVIKYYGKTHLVNGCTDDVKCTEAEHQLNRRTEFRVME; this is encoded by the coding sequence ATGAAGAGATTAATGATCATCGGTTTATGCACGCTCATACTGGCTAAATACGCCGGGGCACAGGAACAATTATCCATAAAACAACAAGCGGATAATTATTATGTCCGGTATGAATATTTTAAAAGCCTGAACCTCTACCTGAAACTGGTAAAGAAGAAAACCGATATACGGATTCTGGAGCGAATTGCCGATTGTTACCGGAATATTAATCGTTATGAAGATGCAGAAACGTGGTACGCAAAAGCAACGACAGACCTAAAAGCCAGTAAGATCAGTCATTATTATTATGCCGAAGTTTTGCTGCGCGATGAAAAATTTGATTTGGCCAAACAGCAGTTCGGGCTTTATTATGGCGGCGGGGCCGTGGGCCTTTCCCGAAAGCTGGCGCTTTGCGATTCGGCTGCTTTATGGATGAGATCGGCATCTGCCTATAAAATAAAGAATTACACTAAGTTAAACACATCATTTTCAGACTGGGGATTAACTTACTATGGCAAAACGGGTTTGTTTTTTACATCGGACCGGATAGCGGACGAAAACGATTTGGATTACCGGACCGGCAATAACTGGTTTAAATTATACGAGTGCGATACCAGCGGAACCCGGATCGGCGCTTTTGATGTGGTCAACTCGCTGGGCCAAAGCTATAACGACTATTATCATTTCGGCCCGATAGTGTTGAACAAAACGGCCGATACCGCTTACATAACGGTTACCACGGCGAGATCAGCCGCGGCGCTACCCACGGACACAGATTCAACACCTGGAAAAAGCCTTTACAGCCGCCGTTTGCATTTACTGATGGCGCACAAAAAGAAAGACCAATGGGTGGTTGGGGGGGATTTCCCGTATGATAATGTCGAAAAATATTCTGTCGGAGAAGCGGCGCTGTCGAAAGACGGAAAGACCATTTATTTTACTTCGGATATGCCGGGCGGTTTTGGCAAAACAGACCTCTGGTACTGCGAAAAGCGCACAGATGGCAGCTGGGGCATCCCTATAAATTGCGGAAAAAATATTAATACCGCTGAAGAAGATGCCTTCCCGGTAATTGGCGGGGATGGTAATTTATATTATGCCTCCAAAGGTTTGCCGGGGATGGGCGGATATGATATCTATTGCGCCAAAGGCCAAAAAGATCAATGGAGTACCCCTGTAAATCTGAAATATCCAATTAACAGCACCAGTGACGATTTTTATTTGGTAACAAACGACGGCAAAAGCGGGTACCTGTCATCAAACCGCGAAGGCGGGCAGGGCGGTGATGATATTTACAGTTTTATACGGATAGATTCGATCCCCTTAAAGCAAATTGTTAAAGTAAAAACACCGGAACCGGTTGCTGCAAAAACGCAGTCCAAGCCTAACATCGTCATTAACAATATTTATTACGATTTGGACAAGGCGGATATCCGCCCGGATGCTGCTGCCGAACTGGATAAACTGGTGGTACTTTTAAAGCAATACCCGGCCATTAAAATTGAATTATCATCTTACACCGATTCAAGGGCATCAGATCAATATAATATCTCGCTGTCCCAACGGAGGGCCGCTGCGGTGGTTGTTTATTTGGTTGATAGAGGGATTTCGGGCGACCGGCTGGTCATAAAGTATTATGGCAAAACGCATTTGGTAAACGGCTGCACAGACGATGTAAAATGTACTGAAGCTGAGCACCAGTTAAACAGGAGGACGGAGTTTAGGGTGATGGAATGA
- a CDS encoding LysE family translocator: protein MIFLTLFLGLFANFIGYIPPGNINLTLVQITINRGFKQAMRFIIAFSSVEFFFTYFIMHAAKWLSTQVKLDTVIDWVMVVLFATLGTITWIHRKKPTKANYSEHESIRYGILLGFLNPMQVPFWMITGTYLITHEWILDGKLALVVFSAGSAAGAFLCLYLYAKFAQFIQSKFALSTRVINTGIAILFFSFAAYHVVKQVYLVFFKG from the coding sequence ATGATTTTTTTGACGCTATTTTTAGGCCTGTTCGCCAATTTTATCGGATATATACCGCCGGGGAACATTAACCTTACCCTGGTGCAGATCACCATTAACCGCGGCTTTAAACAGGCCATGCGGTTTATCATCGCCTTTTCGAGTGTTGAATTTTTCTTTACCTATTTTATCATGCACGCCGCCAAATGGTTGTCGACTCAGGTAAAGCTGGATACGGTGATTGATTGGGTGATGGTAGTTTTATTTGCCACTTTAGGGACAATCACCTGGATCCATCGGAAAAAGCCAACCAAGGCAAACTATTCGGAGCATGAAAGTATCAGATACGGCATTCTTTTAGGTTTTTTAAACCCGATGCAGGTACCTTTCTGGATGATCACCGGCACCTATTTGATTACGCATGAATGGATACTGGATGGCAAACTGGCGCTGGTGGTATTTAGCGCAGGATCGGCAGCCGGCGCGTTTTTGTGCCTGTACTTATATGCAAAGTTTGCCCAATTTATTCAAAGCAAATTCGCGTTAAGCACGCGGGTAATCAATACAGGGATAGCTATACTGTTTTTTTCCTTCGCGGCTTACCATGTGGTTAAGCAGGTTTACCTGGTGTTTTTTAAGGGGTAG